The Pelodiscus sinensis isolate JC-2024 chromosome 6, ASM4963464v1, whole genome shotgun sequence genome has a segment encoding these proteins:
- the PRKAA1 gene encoding 5'-AMP-activated protein kinase catalytic subunit alpha-1 isoform X3 produces MMSDGEFLRTSCGSPNYAAPEVISGRLYAGPEVDIWSSGVILYALLCGTLPFDDDHVPTLFKKICDGIFYTPQYLNPSVISLLKHMLQVDPMKRATVRDIREHEWFKQDLPKYLFPEDPSYSSTMIDDEALKEVCEKFECTEEEVLNCLYSRNHQDPLAVAYHLIIDNRRIMNEAKDFYLATSPPDSFLDDHHLSRPHPERVPFLVAEVPRPRHTLDELNPQKSKHQGVRRAKWHLGIRSQSRPNDIMAEVCRAIKQLDYEWKVVNPYYLRVRRKNPVTSTYSKMSLQLYQVDSRTYLLDFRSIDDEIIEAKSGTTTPQRSGSVSNYRSCQKETDGDAQGKSADMSLTSSVTSSLDSSSADLTPRPGSHTIEFFEMCANLIKILAQ; encoded by the exons ATTATATGCAGGTCCAGAAGTAGATatttggagcagtggggttatTCTCTATGCCTTGTTATGTGGAACCCTTCCATTTGATGATGATCATGTGCCAACGCTTTTTAAGAAGATATGTGATGGTATATTTTATACCCCTCAATATCTGAATCCATCTGTGATTAGCCTTCTGAAGCACATGCTGCAGGTGGATCCCATGAAGAGAGCTACAGTCAGAGACATTAG GGAGCATGAGTGGTTCAAGCAGGACCTCCCCAAGTATCTCTTTCCTGAAGATCCATCATATAGCTCAACTATGATTGATGATGAAGCCTTAAAAGAGGTGTGTGAGAAGTTTGAATGTACAGAAGAGGAGGTGCTAAACTGTTTATATAGCCGAAATCATCAAGACCCCTTAGCAGTTGCCTATCATCTTATTATAGATAACAGAAGAATTATGAATGAGGCCAAAGACTTCTATTTGGCAACAAGCCCACCAGATTCTTTTCTTGATGATCACCATTTGTCTCGCCCTCATCCTGAAAGAGTGCCATTTTTAGTAGCTGAAGTACCTCGGCCACGCCACACACTTGATGAGCTAAATCCACAAAAGTCAAAACACCAAGGTGTAAGAAGAGCTAAGTGGCACTTAGGAATTCGGAGTCAAAGTCGCCCAAATGACATCATGGCAGAAGTTTGTCGAGCAATTAAACAACTGGATTATGAATGGAAG GTTGTAAATCCATACTATTTGCGTGTTCGAAGGAAGAATCCCGTGACTAGTACATATTCTAAAATGAGTTTACAATTATACCAGGTGGACAGTAGGACATACTTACTGGACTTCCGTAGCATTGATG ATGAAATTATTGAAGCAAAATCTGGAACTACCACGCCCCAGAGGTCAGGTTCTGTGAGCAACTATAGATCTTGTCAGAAGGAGACTGATGGTGATGCACAAGGAAAATCTGCAGATATGTCTCTTACCTCATCAGTGACATCTTCACTTGACTCTTCTTCAGCTGATTTAACCCCAAGACCAGGGAGTCACACCATAGAATTTTTTGAGATGTGTGCAAATCTTATTAAAATACTTGCACAATAA